One genomic window of Diospyros lotus cultivar Yz01 chromosome 8, ASM1463336v1, whole genome shotgun sequence includes the following:
- the LOC127808247 gene encoding protein SET DOMAIN GROUP 41 produces the protein MEMRAREDVESLGQDLTPPLPPLAFSLHDASLLSHCSSCFSPLPTNPFSHHSLLYCSPHCSQSDSLLHLSSAEHLLRGPAASSSDLRAALRLLRRLELLDLIPRSPIRRLDRIGGLMCNRDKLMSGEDDDVWARVRDGAEAMAKARQMRDGFEAEVSGECVLEEAALCAVLTNAVEVQLDGGQALGIAVYDTTFSWINHSCSPNACYWFSRQDCSCCDLRLRIVPAITGSFEVTESGGCNKFESTRVGNAYGPRIIVRSIRAINKGEEVSVAYTDLLQPKAVRQSELWLKYRFICSCQRCCAWPPTYVDHMLQEIYAVNYDGANSSFVQNFHRKEALENLSDRVDDAVAEYLTLGNPKSCCEKLENLLIHGNDGQFESKKEKEKQQYWLHPLHHLSLSAYTTLASAYKTCATDLLALDPEMDKHLLEAFDMSRTGSAYSLLLAGATHHLFLSESSLILSVAKFWTSAGESLIDVARSPAWKLLAKQGLAIAELSSPCSYKFCKCVLVEKFGADFAFSQSQSVVLEDISREFLSCIRNITPQVWNFLIHQDLYLKLIKDPLDFRWHGATNSYRILGTERHVGESDSEGSLYRGEEHIWINQENILIFRLGVHCLLYGGLLSYRFCGK, from the exons ATGGAGATGAGAGCGAGGGAAGACGTTGAAAGCTTAGGGCAAGACCTAACCCCTCCGCTGCCTCCACTGGCCTTCTCTCTCCACGAcgcctctctcctctctcactGCTCCTCCTGCTTCTCTCCCCTCCCTACCAATCCTTTCTCCCACCATTCCCTCCTCTACTGCTCGCCTCATTGCTCTCAATCTGATTCCCTCCTCCACCTCTCCTCCGCCGAGCACCTCCTCCGCGGCCCCGCCGCCTCCTCTTCCGATCTCCGCGCCGCCCTCCGCCTCCTCCGCCGCCTGGAGCTCCTCGACCTTATTCCCCGCTCTCCGATCCGCCGCCTGGACAGAATCGGCGGATTGATGTGTAACCGCGACAAACTGATGTCCGGAGAGGACGACGACGTTTGGGCTAGGGTGAGGGACGGCGCCGAGGCCATGGCAAAGGCGAGGCAGATGCGCGACGGTTTTGAAGCGGAGGTGTCCGGAGAGTGTGTGTTGGAGGAGGCGGCGTTGTGCGCGGTGCTAACGAATGCTGTGGAGGTGCAGCTTGATGGCGGACAGGCCCTGGGGATAGCTGTGTACGATACAACCTTCTCCTGGATCAACCACAGCTGCTCCCCCAATGCTTGCTATTGGTTCTCGCGGCAGGATTGTTCCTGCTGTGACTTGAGGTTGCGCATTGTTCCAGCCATCACTGGCAGCTTTGAAGTGACGGAGAGCGGTGGTTGCAACAAGTTTGAATCCACAAGAG TGGGTAACGCATATGGTCCGAGAATAATTGTTCGAAGCATCAGGGCAATCAACAAGGGCGAGGAGGTCTCTGTTGCATACACTGATTTATTGCAGCCTAAG GCAGTGAGGCAATCAGAGTTATGGTTAAAGTATCGGTTTATTTGCTCCTGTCAGCGATGTTGTGCTTGGCCTCCAACTTATGTGGATCATATGTTGCAG GAAATTTATGCTGTTAATTATGATGGTGCCAACTCGAGTTTTGTTCAGAACTTCCACAGAAAAGAAGCACTTGAAAATTTGAGTGATCGTGTAGATGATGCTGTAGCTGAATATTTGACGCTTGGTAATCCCAAATCTTGCTGTGAGAAGCTTGAGAATTTGTTGATTCATGGTAATGATGGACAATTtgaatcaaaaaaagaaaaagaaaagcagcAATATTGGTTGCATCCACTCCACCATCTCTCATTGAGTGCCTATACCACACTGGCGTCTGCCTATAAAACCTGTGCAACTGATTTGTTAGCTCTTGATCCTGAAATGGACAAACATCTTCTGGAAGCTTTCGATATGAGTAGAACCGGTTCTGCATACTCCTTATTGCTTGCTGGTGCAACCCATCATCTATTTCTGTCTGAAtcttctcttattctctctGTTGCAAAATTCTGGACTAGTGCAGGGGAGTCCTTAATTGATGTTGCAAGAAGCCCTGCATGGAAATTGCTTGCAAAACAGGGGTTAGCCATTGCAGAGCTTTCATCTCCTTGTAGTTACAAATTCTGCAAGTGCGTACTGGTGGAGAAGTTTGGAGCAGACTTTGCTTTTAGTCAATCTCAAAGTGTAGTATTGGAGGACATATCTAGGGAGTTCCTTAGTTGTATCAGAAATATTACACCACAGGTCTGGAATTTTCTGATTCATCAGGACTTATACTTGAAACTAATTAAAGATCCCCTTGATTTCAGATGGCACGGGGCTACCAATTCTTACAGAATATTGGGTACTGAAAGGCATGTAGGTGAGTCAGATTCAGAAGGCAGTCTTTATAGAGGTGAAGAACATATCTGGATAAACCAAGAAAATATACTTATCTTTCGGCTTGGTGTTCATTGCCTTCTATATGGGGGTCTTTTATCATACAGATTTTGTGGAAAATAA